The following coding sequences are from one Caloenas nicobarica isolate bCalNic1 chromosome 25, bCalNic1.hap1, whole genome shotgun sequence window:
- the EGR3 gene encoding early growth response protein 3 isoform X1, giving the protein MTGKLLEKLPGTMNTLMNQLPDNLYPEEIPNSLNIFSSSSDSVAHYNQMAADNVMDIGLANEKAGQELSSYSGTFQPAPGNKTVTYLGKFAFDSPSNWCQDNIISLMSAGILGVPPSSGALTSTQSSAGSMGPPQGEVDQMYPALPPYSSCSDLYPEPVSFHDPQSNPGLTYSPQDYQAAKPALDSNLFPMIPDYNLYHHPNDMGTITEHKPFQSLDPIRVNPPPITPLETIKAFKDKQIHPGFGGLPQPPLTLKPIRPRKYPNRPSKTPLHERPHACPAEGCDRRFSRSDELTRHLRIHTGHKPFQCRICMRSFSRSDHLTTHIRTHTGEKPFACEFCGRKFARSDERKRHAKIHLKQKEKKAEKGSTGQPPAVPPAAATATSPPVALAPAVTTCA; this is encoded by the exons ATGACAGGCAAACTACTGGAGAAGCTGCCGGGGACCATGAACACTTTGATGAACCAATTGCCTGACAATCTGTACCCAGAGGAGATCCCCAACTCTTTGAATatcttctccagcagcagcgaCTCGGTGGCTCACTATAACCAGATGGCTGCAG ATAATGTTATGGACATTGGCTTAGCGAACGAAAAGGCCGGTCAGGAACTGTCCTCCTATTCGGGGACTTTTCAACCTGCCCCGGGCAACAAGACTGTCACCTACCTGGGGAAATTCGCTTTCGACTCGCCCTCCAACTGGTGCCAGGACAACATCATCAGCCTGATGAGCGCGGGGATCCTGGGGGTCCCACCGTCCTCGGGCGCGCTCACCAGCACGCAGAGCTCGGCGGGCAGCATGGGGCCGCCGCAGGGCGAGGTGGACCAGATGTACCCCGCGCTGCCGCCCTACTCCTCCTGCAGTGACCTCTACCCGGAGCCCGTTTCCTTCCACGACCCCCAGAGCAACCCCGGCCTCACCTACTCCCCCCAGGATTACCAGGCCGCCAAGCCCGCCTTGGACAGCAACCTCTTCCCCATGATCCCAGACTATAACCTCTACCACCACCCCAACGACATGGGCACCATCACAGAGCACAAACCCTTCCAGAGCTTGGACCCCATCCGCGTCAACCCGCCCCCCATCACCCCGCTGGAGACCATCAAGGCCTTCAAGGACAAGCAGATCCACCCGGGTTTCGGGGGGCTGCCACAGCCGCCCCTCACCCTCAAGCCCATCCGACCCCGCAAGTACCCCAACCGGCCCAGCAAGACGCCGCTCCACGAGCGGCCCCACGCCTGCCCCGCCGAGGGTTGTGACCGTCGCTTCTCCCGCTCCGACGAGCTCACCCGCCACCTCCGTATCCACACGGGCCACAAGCCCTTCCAGTGCCGCATCTGCATGCGGAGCTTCAGCCGCAGCGACCACCTCACCACCCACATCCGCACCCACACCGGCGAGAAACCCTTTGCCTGCGAGTTCTGCGGCCGCAAGTTCGCCCGCTCCGACGAGCGCAAGCGGCACGCCAAGATTCACCTcaagcagaaggagaagaaggcCGAGAAGGGCTCGACCGGGCAGCCCCCCGCTgtgccccccgccgccgccaccgccacCTCGCCCCCCGTCGCCCTCGCCCCCGCCGTCACCACGTGTGCTTGA
- the EGR3 gene encoding early growth response protein 3 isoform X2, whose protein sequence is MDIGLANEKAGQELSSYSGTFQPAPGNKTVTYLGKFAFDSPSNWCQDNIISLMSAGILGVPPSSGALTSTQSSAGSMGPPQGEVDQMYPALPPYSSCSDLYPEPVSFHDPQSNPGLTYSPQDYQAAKPALDSNLFPMIPDYNLYHHPNDMGTITEHKPFQSLDPIRVNPPPITPLETIKAFKDKQIHPGFGGLPQPPLTLKPIRPRKYPNRPSKTPLHERPHACPAEGCDRRFSRSDELTRHLRIHTGHKPFQCRICMRSFSRSDHLTTHIRTHTGEKPFACEFCGRKFARSDERKRHAKIHLKQKEKKAEKGSTGQPPAVPPAAATATSPPVALAPAVTTCA, encoded by the coding sequence ATGGACATTGGCTTAGCGAACGAAAAGGCCGGTCAGGAACTGTCCTCCTATTCGGGGACTTTTCAACCTGCCCCGGGCAACAAGACTGTCACCTACCTGGGGAAATTCGCTTTCGACTCGCCCTCCAACTGGTGCCAGGACAACATCATCAGCCTGATGAGCGCGGGGATCCTGGGGGTCCCACCGTCCTCGGGCGCGCTCACCAGCACGCAGAGCTCGGCGGGCAGCATGGGGCCGCCGCAGGGCGAGGTGGACCAGATGTACCCCGCGCTGCCGCCCTACTCCTCCTGCAGTGACCTCTACCCGGAGCCCGTTTCCTTCCACGACCCCCAGAGCAACCCCGGCCTCACCTACTCCCCCCAGGATTACCAGGCCGCCAAGCCCGCCTTGGACAGCAACCTCTTCCCCATGATCCCAGACTATAACCTCTACCACCACCCCAACGACATGGGCACCATCACAGAGCACAAACCCTTCCAGAGCTTGGACCCCATCCGCGTCAACCCGCCCCCCATCACCCCGCTGGAGACCATCAAGGCCTTCAAGGACAAGCAGATCCACCCGGGTTTCGGGGGGCTGCCACAGCCGCCCCTCACCCTCAAGCCCATCCGACCCCGCAAGTACCCCAACCGGCCCAGCAAGACGCCGCTCCACGAGCGGCCCCACGCCTGCCCCGCCGAGGGTTGTGACCGTCGCTTCTCCCGCTCCGACGAGCTCACCCGCCACCTCCGTATCCACACGGGCCACAAGCCCTTCCAGTGCCGCATCTGCATGCGGAGCTTCAGCCGCAGCGACCACCTCACCACCCACATCCGCACCCACACCGGCGAGAAACCCTTTGCCTGCGAGTTCTGCGGCCGCAAGTTCGCCCGCTCCGACGAGCGCAAGCGGCACGCCAAGATTCACCTcaagcagaaggagaagaaggcCGAGAAGGGCTCGACCGGGCAGCCCCCCGCTgtgccccccgccgccgccaccgccacCTCGCCCCCCGTCGCCCTCGCCCCCGCCGTCACCACGTGTGCTTGA